A region of the Massilia sp. erpn genome:
GCGCGCACGTCGGCGGTGGATATTTCGGTAAAAGGCGCCACGGCCGCGCCATCGGCCGCATACCAGAAGGTCGGATGGGCGATATCGTAGCGGTGGTGGGAATCGAGGGTGACGCTGATCTCGCTCAGGCCATGGCGGCCGCGGTTGATCAACCCCGCCAGGCGCAGCATGTCCTGATGGGCGCCGCGCACCGGCAAGGCCGGCGCGTGCGCGGTGCGCGTGGCCGGGTTTTCGGGACGATAACTGTCCGGCAGGTCGCAGAAATCGTTCTGCGGATCGATGACGAGAAGGTGCAGTTGGCGTTTCATTGCGGGACTCCGTGGCGCGCTTGGTATCCAGCATGATACCGGCTGCCACGGAATCTATCAAAAACGGCCGCTGCCGCGGCTGCAAACCGTCAGGCGGCCAGCAACTGTTCGATGGTCTGGCGGCCTTTGGCCACGGTGTCGGCCACCGCCTGCTCGCCCCCGGCCACGCCTTCGGCCTGGATGAAGCGGATGTCGCTCATGCCGAGGAAGCCCAGCGCCGCGCGCAGATAAGTGCTGAGGAAGTCGAAGCCGCTGCCTGGACCTTCGCTGTACACGCCGCCGCTGGCGGTGAACACGTACACCTTCTTGCCCTGCACCAGGCCCACCGGGCCGTTCTCGGTATATTTGAAGGTCAGGCCGGCGCGCGCGATATGGTCGATCCAGGCTTTCAGCGTGGAGGAAATCGAGAAGTTGTACATCGGCGCGCCGATCACGATCACGTCGGCGGCGAACAGCTCGGCCACCAGCGCATCGGAGGTTTTGACCACGGCGGCCTGCTCCGCATTGCGCTGCTCCGGCGCGGTGAAGAAGGCGCCCATCATTTCCTCGCTCAGATGGGGCACGGGCTGCGCCGCCAGGTCGCGCTCGACGATGCTGTCGCCCGGATTGGCGGCCCGCCATTTGGCGATGAACTCGGCCGACAACTGGCGCGACAGGGAACCGGAACTACGCACGCTGCTATTGATATACAGTACATTTGCCACGATGAACTCCTGATGGGGTGGGGATTGCGTCCATCTTAGTTCGCGTTTACTATCGAGAAAACCAGTTTTATCTGAATCAAATTAATCGATTTTCTTGATATATGCGCGACCCCGGCCTGCCCTCCCTCGAACAATTACGCGTGTTTACCGCCGTGATCGACCATGGCGGCTTCGCGCATGCGGCGCGCGCCCTGCACCGCACGCAATCGGTAATCAGCTACACGGTGGCCAATCTGGAAGACCAGCTGAATATCGCCCTGTTCGACCGCAGCAAGCGCAAACCGACGTTGACCGAGGCCGGCAGAGCCCTGCTGTCGGACGCGCGCGCGGTGCTGATGCGGGTGGACTCGATGCGCGCCCGCGCCAAGGCCCTCGGTTCGGGCATGGAAGCCGAAGTCTCGCTGGTGGTCGACGTGATGTTCCCCACCTGCCATCTGGTGCGGATTCTCGACGCCTTCCAGGAGCACTTCCCCACCGTCGCCATGCGCCTGCACACCGAGGCGCTGGGCACGGTCACGCAGATGGTGCTGGAGCGGCGCGCCAACGTGGGCCTGAGCGGCTACACCGTGAACACGCCCGATGCGCTGGACCGCGAAACGGCCGGCCACGCCACGCTGCTGCCGGTCTGCTCGCCCCTGCATCCGCTGGCGCGCCTGGAAGGCAGCATCCCCAATGCCATCGCGCGCGAACATCTGCAACTGGTGTTGACCGACCGCAGCAAGCTGACCGAAGGCCAGGATTTCGGCGTGCTCGGTTTGCGCGACTGGCGCCTGGGCGATCTGGGCGCCAAGCACGCGCTGCTGCGCGGCGGCATCGGCTGGGGCAGCATGCCGGAATCGGTGGTGCGCGACGACCTGGAAAACGGCCGCCTGGTCGAGCTGAAAATCCAGGATGGCGGCGCCTTCCACTATCCGCTCTTTGTGATCCGCCGCAAGGACGAGGAACCCGGGCCGGCCACGCGCTGGCTGATCCAGCAATTCGTTGAACTCGACCATACCCTGCCCCACCCAACATTCTGAGGGCCTGCTCCTACAAGGGGGCAGCGCGTGCGCCTACACACACCCTGCCGTTCCCGTCCTAGCATGGTTATGGCGGCTGCGTCAGCGCCGCCGCAACCTTTCAACAGGAGACGCAGATCATGACGAAGCCTAAGCAATCCGGCCAGCAGGATCGGCAACAGGATCAGTTCCAATCCGTCAGCCAGCAGGGACAGCAGAAAACCGGCACGCGCAGCGACAGTCAGCAGTCGGACAAGGCGCGCAAGGAGCAAAGCGACGACTGGCGCAGCCAGCAATCGGGCGATTCATACGCCAACCAGCAATCCCAGCGCCAGCCGGGCAGCCGGCAAGGCGAGACACCCGAAGACGAAAACGATGAATTCATCGCCCCGCACCGTGGCGGCAACCTCGGTCCGGACGATAAACGGCGCTAAGGCCATTCCAAGTCCGCCGGCCTGGCCGCGCCGCGCCCTCAGCTGGCGATGCCGGCCACGCGCAGGCGGGCTTTCAGGCGGCGCACTTCCTCGCTCAGGTCCACCACCAGCGCCGCCACATCTTCATTGGCATCGAACACCTGCTCCACCTCCAGCAGCTGGCGCGCGCGCACCAGGTCCACGCTGGTAAAGCGCCAGCCCTCCCGCACTTGTCCGGCGTCCGCCAGCAGTACGCCGGCCTGCACATGCTGCAGCACCCAGTCAGGCTCCACGGCGCACACCCGCGCCAGTTCTTCCAGCGTCAGCGCCGCCTCTTCCAGCAAGACGCCACGCATGGCTGCATCGCTTGCCATGGCCTAGTCTCCCAGCGCGGCGCGCGGATTGAAAGCCAGTTCGCGCGCCATTTGTTGATACAGGGCGCGCGCGCGTTCCGTGTCGGCCGGCGGCAGCGCCACTTCCAGCAGCAGGTACAGATCGCCCGCCGCATTGTTCGGGCCCGAGGCGGGAATGCCGCGGCCTTTCAGGCGCAGCTTGCGCCCGCTCTTCGACTGCGGCGGCACCGTCACCTTGACTTTGCCGGACGGCGTGGGCACGTCGATCTCGCCGCCCAGTGCCGCCTCCCAGGGCGCCACCGGCACGGTCTCGTACACATCGCGTCCCTCGATGCGGTAGTGCGGATCGCTTTCGAACTGGATTTCCAGGAACAAGTCGCCCGCCTCGGCGCCGCCGGTGCCGGGCTGGCCCTGGCCGCTCAGGCGCAGCTGCTGGCCGGCGGTCACGCCGACGGGAATGCGCACATCGAGCGTTCTCTCGCGCGTGACCACGCGGGCGCGCTCGTCGAGTTCGGGGATGCGCAGATTGATGGTGCGGGTCGCGCCCTGATAGGCGTCGCGCAGGCTGATGCTGATGCCGGCCTGGCTGTCTTCTCCGCGCATGCGCATGCTGCGCCGGCGCGCGCCCACATGGGCGAACAGGTCGGAGAAGAAATCGCGGTCGTTGCCGGCATTGGTTTCGAAATCGGCGCCCCAGTCAGGCGGTGGGCGGAAACCGCCGCCTGACTGGAAGCCGCCGCGCTGGCGCGCACTGCCCAACTCATCGTAGGCGGCGCGCTTTTCCGCATCCGACAGCACGGCGTAGGCTTCGTTCAGCTCCTTGGTTTTCGCATCCGCATTCGGCTCCTTGCTGACGTCCGGATGGTATTTGCGCACCAGCTTGCGGTAAGCCTGCTTGATCTCGTCATCGCTGGCCGTCTTGGCAACGCCCAGCGCAGCGTAATAATCCTTGTATTCCACGGAAGTGCTCTCCAGGTCGAATCCTGCAGAGCACAGAATACCGCAAAGTGGAAGGCTTAGCGCACTCGCCGGATCGAAGAGAAGCGGTCGTTCATGCCACCCACATTTGGATAACGGCCCGGCCCGTAGACCACGCACTCGCCGCGGAAATCGGCATGCTCGCACAGCTCCCACTGGCCTTCGCTGATGATCAGGGAGCTGACGCGGTCGTTGAAGTTCAGGTCCACCAGGGTACGCACATTGCTGCGCACACTCACGCTCGGGCCTTCGAAGCGGGAATCGGTGAACAGTTCGACCGGAGCCAGTTGCTGACGGTCTCGGTCGCGGTCACGGCCACGCCAGTCGTGGTCATGGCCACGGTCATCGCCCCAGCGCCCATCGCGGCCGCGGTTATCGTTCCAGCCGCCGCCACCGCCCCAGCGGTCGCGGTTGCGCACCTGGACTTCGCGCGCCGAGGAAATGCTGTTATTGAAACGCTGCAGATCCGGATACTCGCCACGCTCAAACACCGCGCAATAGCCGCCGAAATCGCGGTGCTCGCACAATTCCCAGGCGCCGGAATGCACCACCAGGCTGGAAGCGCGATCATTGAAGCCCAGATCGCGGAAGTTGGACGTGGTTTCGTACACCGTCACTTCCGAACCGCGGAAGCCCTCACGCGCGTACAGGGTCATCTCGCCGGCCGAAGCGGCTTGGCTGATCAGGGTGGCGGCCAGCAGGCTGGCCAGGGTAAACATGCGTTTCATATCAAAATCTCCGTAAAGTGCTCCGCGCGCGCGGCTTGCTTGCTTGTTCAACGCAAAGCGCAACCCGCTAGCCTACACGACTGTGTAACAAATTCCTACCCTGAAGCACTGTCGGACGGAAAAACAGGATTCTGGTTAGAATCTATCTCTTTTCCGCTCCAAAGACTGCCGATCCATGCCACATACCTTCACTTTACCGAATGTTCGCGCCGAAGCCGCTTCCCTCTGGCGCCTGGCCTGGCCGGTGCTGATCGGGCAGCTGGCCACGGTGGGCATGGCGGTGGCGGACGTGGCCATGACCGGCCACGCCAGCGCCGCCGAGCTGGCGGCGGTATCGCTGGGCGCCTCGATCTGGTCCATGGTCCTGGTCTCGGTCAGCGGCACCATGATGGCCATCAATAGCGTGGTGGCGCACGAAGTGGGCGCCGGCGCCTACGGCAAGATCCCGCATTCGGTGCGCCAGTCGCTGTGGAAGGCGCTCGGCATCGGCCTGGCCGCCATGCTGCTGGCCAATCTGGCCACGATCCTGTTCGACCACCTGAATATGGAAGCGGCGGTGGCGGAGCGCGCCTCGCTGTTCGTGCACATCATCAGTTTCGGCCTGCCCG
Encoded here:
- a CDS encoding FMN-dependent NADH-azoreductase, which encodes MANVLYINSSVRSSGSLSRQLSAEFIAKWRAANPGDSIVERDLAAQPVPHLSEEMMGAFFTAPEQRNAEQAAVVKTSDALVAELFAADVIVIGAPMYNFSISSTLKAWIDHIARAGLTFKYTENGPVGLVQGKKVYVFTASGGVYSEGPGSGFDFLSTYLRAALGFLGMSDIRFIQAEGVAGGEQAVADTVAKGRQTIEQLLAA
- a CDS encoding LysR family transcriptional regulator — protein: MRDPGLPSLEQLRVFTAVIDHGGFAHAARALHRTQSVISYTVANLEDQLNIALFDRSKRKPTLTEAGRALLSDARAVLMRVDSMRARAKALGSGMEAEVSLVVDVMFPTCHLVRILDAFQEHFPTVAMRLHTEALGTVTQMVLERRANVGLSGYTVNTPDALDRETAGHATLLPVCSPLHPLARLEGSIPNAIAREHLQLVLTDRSKLTEGQDFGVLGLRDWRLGDLGAKHALLRGGIGWGSMPESVVRDDLENGRLVELKIQDGGAFHYPLFVIRRKDEEPGPATRWLIQQFVELDHTLPHPTF
- a CDS encoding MerR family transcriptional regulator, which translates into the protein MASDAAMRGVLLEEAALTLEELARVCAVEPDWVLQHVQAGVLLADAGQVREGWRFTSVDLVRARQLLEVEQVFDANEDVAALVVDLSEEVRRLKARLRVAGIAS
- a CDS encoding DnaJ C-terminal domain-containing protein; its protein translation is MEYKDYYAALGVAKTASDDEIKQAYRKLVRKYHPDVSKEPNADAKTKELNEAYAVLSDAEKRAAYDELGSARQRGGFQSGGGFRPPPDWGADFETNAGNDRDFFSDLFAHVGARRRSMRMRGEDSQAGISISLRDAYQGATRTINLRIPELDERARVVTRERTLDVRIPVGVTAGQQLRLSGQGQPGTGGAEAGDLFLEIQFESDPHYRIEGRDVYETVPVAPWEAALGGEIDVPTPSGKVKVTVPPQSKSGRKLRLKGRGIPASGPNNAAGDLYLLLEVALPPADTERARALYQQMARELAFNPRAALGD
- a CDS encoding beta/gamma crystallin-related protein, with protein sequence MKRMFTLASLLAATLISQAASAGEMTLYAREGFRGSEVTVYETTSNFRDLGFNDRASSLVVHSGAWELCEHRDFGGYCAVFERGEYPDLQRFNNSISSAREVQVRNRDRWGGGGGWNDNRGRDGRWGDDRGHDHDWRGRDRDRDRQQLAPVELFTDSRFEGPSVSVRSNVRTLVDLNFNDRVSSLIISEGQWELCEHADFRGECVVYGPGRYPNVGGMNDRFSSIRRVR